One Bos indicus isolate NIAB-ARS_2022 breed Sahiwal x Tharparkar chromosome 22, NIAB-ARS_B.indTharparkar_mat_pri_1.0, whole genome shotgun sequence DNA window includes the following coding sequences:
- the TMEM42 gene encoding transmembrane protein 42 isoform X3, translating to MAGRPLPGGGGVCAAAYPNTSAGFPPHLQAGAMRRRFWGVFNCLCAGAFGALAAASAKLAFGREVNVGFCVLGIIMMATTNSLMWTFFSRGLSLSMSSAIASVTVTFSNILNSAPAGAGDPGVGQLPVWT from the exons ATGGCGGGAAGACCGCTGCCCGGAGGCGGAGGGGTGTGCGCCGCCGCCTACCCTAACACTTCTGCCGGATTCCCCCCGCACCTCCAGGCCGGCGCGATGCGGCGCCGCTTTTGGGGCGTGTTCAACTGCCTGTGCGCCGGCGCGTTCGGGGCCTTGGCCGCCGCCTCCGCCAAGCTGGCCTTCGGCAGAGAG GTGAACGTGGGCTTCTGCGTCTTAGGCATTATTATGATGGCTACCACCAATTCTCTGATGTGGACGTTCTTTAGCCGGGGCCTCAGTTTGTCTATGTCTTCAGCCATTGCATCTGTCACAGTGACTTTTTCAAACATCCTCAACTCG GCCCCGGCaggtgcaggagaccctggggttGGTCAGCTTCCTGTATGGACTTGA
- the TMEM42 gene encoding transmembrane protein 42 isoform X1, whose amino-acid sequence MAGRPLPGGGGVCAAAYPNTSAGFPPHLQAGAMRRRFWGVFNCLCAGAFGALAAASAKLAFGREVNVGFCVLGIIMMATTNSLMWTFFSRGLSLSMSSAIASVTVTFSNILNSAFLGFVLYGECQEVLWWGGVFLILCGLTLIHRELPPPRKPLPHKQR is encoded by the exons ATGGCGGGAAGACCGCTGCCCGGAGGCGGAGGGGTGTGCGCCGCCGCCTACCCTAACACTTCTGCCGGATTCCCCCCGCACCTCCAGGCCGGCGCGATGCGGCGCCGCTTTTGGGGCGTGTTCAACTGCCTGTGCGCCGGCGCGTTCGGGGCCTTGGCCGCCGCCTCCGCCAAGCTGGCCTTCGGCAGAGAG GTGAACGTGGGCTTCTGCGTCTTAGGCATTATTATGATGGCTACCACCAATTCTCTGATGTGGACGTTCTTTAGCCGGGGCCTCAGTTTGTCTATGTCTTCAGCCATTGCATCTGTCACAGTGACTTTTTCAAACATCCTCAACTCG GCCTTCCTGGGTTTTGTGTTGTACGGAGAGTGCCAGGAGGTCTTGTGGTGGGGTGGAGTGTTCCTCATCCTCTGTGGACTCACCCTGATCCACAGGGAGCTCCCACCGCCCAGGAAGCCCCTTCCGCACAAGCAGCGGTAG
- the TMEM42 gene encoding transmembrane protein 42 isoform X2 has translation MAGRPLPGGGGVCAAAYPNTSAGFPPHLQAGAMRRRFWGVFNCLCAGAFGALAAASAKLAFGREVNVGFCVLGIIMMATTNSLMWTFFSRGLSLSMSSAIASVTVTFSNILNSQAPAGAGDPGVGQLPVWT, from the exons ATGGCGGGAAGACCGCTGCCCGGAGGCGGAGGGGTGTGCGCCGCCGCCTACCCTAACACTTCTGCCGGATTCCCCCCGCACCTCCAGGCCGGCGCGATGCGGCGCCGCTTTTGGGGCGTGTTCAACTGCCTGTGCGCCGGCGCGTTCGGGGCCTTGGCCGCCGCCTCCGCCAAGCTGGCCTTCGGCAGAGAG GTGAACGTGGGCTTCTGCGTCTTAGGCATTATTATGATGGCTACCACCAATTCTCTGATGTGGACGTTCTTTAGCCGGGGCCTCAGTTTGTCTATGTCTTCAGCCATTGCATCTGTCACAGTGACTTTTTCAAACATCCTCAACTCG CAGGCCCCGGCaggtgcaggagaccctggggttGGTCAGCTTCCTGTATGGACTTGA